Part of the Engraulis encrasicolus isolate BLACKSEA-1 chromosome 1, IST_EnEncr_1.0, whole genome shotgun sequence genome, AGTCACTCTCCTGATTTTCATTGTCATGGACTTCAGGGACAAGAAGTTATTCTTCCAGTTGTACCAAAAGATCCCCTCCCCAGAATTTTGCCCCTTTTGGTGCAAACCAGTAGGGTTGGCGCCGTAACTGTTCCCGCAGTATGTAAACCAAAAGCCACCCTTTCGGTAATCTGCACAGTTGGACGAGCTTGCATCTTGGTCTTTGTCGTAGGTTGAGAATCTGACATTGGAGGACATGGAATTACCTGTGAATCACACAAATCAGGTATTATTTCAAACCAGGTAGTATTTCAAACCAGGTATTATTTCAATGTTTTGTTAGGACAGGCTATATTTAGTGGCATTTTAAATTGTATAGGAATTTGACAAGGAAAACACAGAAattaaatacataggcctacaaacagtGTGCATTTCTTGGGGAATAAAGTTATTCAACTCACCTGCTCCCCCATCGACATAGTTCCCCAAGCGAAGCCTGTAGTCTTTGTCCTCAGACTCCACTGAGAAGGAGGTGTACTGGGCAAAGACACTGCCACCCTGCCAGTCCTCCATGTCCACCCTCAGCtcatactttgaaggccaagtcAGTCTATACATCGTctccagacctgcacacacatcaAGTAACAGCATGTCACCATAAACATCGTctccagacctgcacacacatcaAGTAACAGCATGTCACCATAAACATCATCTCCAGACCTGCACAAACATCAAGTAACAGCATGTCATCATAAACATCATctccagacctgcacacacatcaGGTAACAACATGTCAGCCTAAACACGATCTCTACCGATGCACACACATCTGGTAACAACAGGTCAGTCTATAGTTTCTACAGAGCTGGACACAGATCAGGTAACAGTCAAATTAGAGAGTTGCACACACATCAGGACAGCCTAATCATGATCTCATGTAAGACCTGAACTTTAAGCCCCTCAGGTGGAAAAGGGTAACATCCTAGTAGAATAATGCATCTAAGGCCCTGTGGGGGAAGAGTGTAACGTCATAGTAGATTATGCATCTAG contains:
- the LOC134457597 gene encoding microfibril-associated glycoprotein 4-like, whose translation is MVRVCLLTLLLPLVAMSHPLVHSPLPFDCQDVYQNGSKHNGVYTIYPTTADQPVSVYCDMGCTDDDAHESHEGQWTVILKRVDGTVNFYRPWDAYKEGFGNEDGEYWLGLETMYRLTWPSKYELRVDMEDWQGGSVFAQYTSFSVESEDKDYRLRLGNYVDGGAGNSMSSNVRFSTYDKDQDASSSNCADYRKGGFWFTYCGNSYGANPTGLHQKGQNSGEGIFWYNWKNNFLSLKSMTMKIRRVTPPE